A genomic segment from Betaproteobacteria bacterium encodes:
- a CDS encoding tripartite tricarboxylate transporter substrate binding protein → MKLKRALAAAVALGCLFAAAHAQEFPSKPIRFIVPFPPGGGTDTFARSIQPKLSEALGQQVVVDNRPGAQGSIGTALGAQAAADGHTIVLGFIGTLAINPHLYRKVGYDPIKDFAAAAQGTAQPYVLIVHPSLPVKTVKDLAALAKKKPGQLAFGSSSSAAQLAVVLFKMVTGAEVLHVPYKGASPALLDLLGGNIGMLFAAPAGPMGHVQSGKLRALAVTGPKRVPAYPDVPTSAEAGYPEMEVTGWYGVVLPAKTPKQIVSRIGTEVIRAVEDPEVKKRLDAAGLTAAPAGPEKFAAFIKSEYTRWGKVAEAAGLKVK, encoded by the coding sequence ATGAAACTGAAACGCGCGCTGGCAGCAGCGGTTGCGCTGGGCTGTCTATTCGCCGCAGCCCATGCGCAGGAGTTCCCATCAAAGCCGATCCGCTTCATCGTACCGTTCCCGCCTGGCGGCGGTACCGACACGTTCGCACGCAGCATCCAGCCCAAGCTCAGCGAGGCGCTAGGCCAGCAGGTGGTCGTCGACAACCGGCCAGGGGCGCAAGGCAGCATCGGAACGGCACTTGGAGCCCAGGCAGCGGCTGACGGACACACCATCGTCCTGGGATTTATCGGCACGCTCGCGATCAATCCTCACCTCTACCGTAAAGTCGGTTACGATCCGATCAAGGATTTTGCTGCGGCTGCGCAGGGCACCGCCCAGCCGTACGTCCTTATTGTTCATCCTTCGCTGCCGGTAAAGACGGTCAAAGATCTGGCGGCGCTCGCCAAGAAGAAGCCGGGCCAGTTGGCCTTCGGCTCTTCGTCGTCTGCAGCGCAGCTCGCCGTCGTGCTGTTCAAGATGGTCACCGGTGCCGAGGTACTGCACGTTCCATACAAAGGCGCCTCCCCTGCGCTCCTGGATCTCCTCGGCGGCAATATCGGGATGCTTTTCGCCGCGCCCGCCGGACCGATGGGCCACGTGCAGAGCGGCAAGCTGCGAGCGCTTGCGGTCACCGGCCCTAAACGCGTGCCGGCGTATCCTGACGTCCCCACTTCCGCTGAAGCGGGGTATCCCGAAATGGAGGTGACGGGGTGGTACGGCGTGGTTCTGCCGGCCAAGACGCCGAAGCAGATCGTCAGCAGAATAGGCACCGAAGTCATCCGCGCGGTGGAGGACCCCGAGGTCAAGAAGCGCCTCGACGCCGCCGGCCTCACCGCGGCGCCAGCGGGCCCGGAGAAATTCGCGGCGTTCATCAAGAGCGAGTACACGCGCTGGGGCAAAGTAGCGGAGGCCGCAGGGCTCAAGGTCAAGTAA